A stretch of Microbulbifer bruguierae DNA encodes these proteins:
- the mpl gene encoding UDP-N-acetylmuramate:L-alanyl-gamma-D-glutamyl-meso-diaminopimelate ligase — MHIHILGICGTFMGSLAQLAVAEGHKVTGSDANVYPPMSTQLERAGITLTEGYDPAQLEPAPDLVIIGNALSRGNPAVEAVLEKGLSYTSGAQWLCDHFLGGRWVLAVSGTHGKTTTASMLAWILEYAGMEPGFLIGGVPNNFDVSARLGNTPFFVVEADEYDTAFFDKRSKFVHYRPRTLIINNLEFDHADIFDDLAAIQKQFHHLVRTVPGSGLIVAAREDAVTQVLEKGCWSQVQRCDLEQGDGVRLGDWCAVNVAADGSSFDVLLEGGNVARVQWQQTGQHSVRNGLAAMAAARHVGVEPATAAEALAAFAGVKRRMECLGEVQGIRLYDDFAHHPTAIETTLNGLRAKVGSDKVIALIEPRSNTMRMGRHQGQLARACSGADLVLWYQPEGMNWSLDEVVHHSTVPAKVLHSIDAAVESVLELSAPGSHVIVMSNGGFGGVHQRLLQALEQKYGK; from the coding sequence ATGCATATTCATATTTTAGGGATCTGTGGCACATTTATGGGCAGCCTGGCCCAGCTGGCGGTGGCGGAAGGCCACAAGGTGACCGGTTCCGATGCCAATGTGTACCCGCCCATGAGCACCCAGCTGGAGCGCGCAGGGATCACCCTGACCGAGGGATACGATCCGGCCCAGCTGGAGCCGGCGCCGGATCTGGTGATCATCGGCAACGCCCTGTCCCGTGGAAACCCCGCAGTGGAAGCGGTACTTGAAAAGGGCCTGTCCTATACCTCCGGTGCCCAGTGGTTGTGCGACCACTTTCTCGGCGGGCGCTGGGTGCTGGCGGTTTCCGGTACCCATGGAAAAACCACTACGGCGAGCATGCTGGCGTGGATCCTGGAATACGCGGGGATGGAGCCGGGGTTTCTGATTGGTGGCGTGCCGAACAATTTTGATGTCTCCGCCCGCTTGGGCAACACCCCCTTCTTCGTGGTGGAGGCCGACGAGTACGACACGGCGTTCTTCGACAAGCGCTCCAAGTTCGTCCACTATCGCCCGCGCACCCTGATTATCAACAATCTGGAGTTTGATCACGCAGACATCTTCGACGATCTTGCGGCGATCCAGAAGCAATTCCACCATCTTGTGCGCACGGTCCCCGGTAGCGGACTGATTGTCGCGGCTCGCGAGGATGCGGTGACCCAGGTGCTGGAAAAGGGCTGCTGGAGCCAGGTACAGCGTTGCGATCTGGAGCAGGGTGACGGGGTGCGTCTCGGCGACTGGTGTGCGGTGAATGTGGCGGCAGATGGCAGCAGTTTTGACGTGCTGCTGGAGGGCGGCAATGTTGCCCGTGTCCAGTGGCAACAGACTGGTCAGCACAGCGTGAGAAACGGTCTTGCCGCCATGGCCGCGGCGCGTCATGTAGGGGTGGAGCCCGCAACCGCGGCGGAAGCGCTGGCGGCGTTCGCTGGGGTCAAGCGGCGCATGGAATGTCTGGGAGAGGTGCAGGGCATCCGTCTGTACGATGATTTTGCCCACCACCCCACCGCGATTGAAACCACCCTGAACGGCCTGCGCGCCAAGGTCGGCAGCGACAAGGTTATCGCCCTGATTGAACCGCGTTCCAATACCATGCGTATGGGACGTCATCAGGGGCAACTGGCGCGGGCCTGCAGTGGGGCGGATCTGGTGCTCTGGTATCAACCAGAGGGGATGAACTGGTCTCTGGATGAGGTGGTTCACCATTCAACTGTGCCGGCGAAGGTTCTCCACAGTATCGACGCTGCGGTAGAATCCGTCCTCGAACTGTCGGCCCCCGGAAGTCACGTGATCGTGATGAGCAACGGTGGCTTCGGTGGTGTACACCAGCGCCTGCTACAGGCCCTGGAGCAGAAATACGGCAAATAG
- a CDS encoding efflux RND transporter permease subunit: MLLGLKTWYEKLVLGHPKTVLALVALLTIAAAAGLPRFKLDASADSLTLETDDSLDFYREISERYNSGDFLVVTYRYNQGDLLSDESLATLRRLQDELAMVDGVSGVQSILNVPLLYSPKLSISDVADGIRTLSSPGVDKELVRQEFLTSPIYKELILSPDGETTAMMLNLELDKKGLDLVRERDALRRERNSNGLSPQDAQRLETVTAEYLQHRTNQEDAARLRVQEVRGILAHYDDRAELFLGGLTMVTSDMIAFIQSDLMVFGAGILLFIIITLLLIFRQPRWVLLPLITCVTTAVMMLGLLSWLDWRMTVISANFVALLLIITLAITIHLAVRYREYFAEHPEWDRFQLASATVTFMAKPCLYTGLTTMVAFISLVVSGIRPVIDFGWMMTMGVTLALILSFLILPASLMVLKKRDGGQGDDNSHAFTQVFSRFAENHKGIVLGVAIIAAIVSAVGITRLKVENRFIDYFDDSTEIYRGMLVIDQRLGGTINLDIVLNKPQDTATEFAGEEDPFGADFGGPSADQAGDDSGELQGEYDSESVGEDVADPFAAEDPFATDDPFAGGGESQEADAYWFTVAGLNQIEQLHDFLEAQPEIGKVQSLATLYKVAQDLNDGGLNDFELAIARQSLPEEINQVLVHPYWSPEQHQARITMRVMETDPDLRRDELIQRIYAYAENEMGLAPENVRQTGMLVLYNNMLQSLFKSQILTLGAVFAGILLMFLVLFRSLSLAVIALVPNMLAACVVLGGMGLANIPLDMMTITIAAITVGIGVDHAIHYLYRFREEFAKDGDYIATMHRSHATIGRAMFYTAITIIAGFSILALSKFVPSIYFGLLTALAMSAALLGSLTLLPLLLVLAKPLPKPAEVALPEKKPVAEVEVCTS; the protein is encoded by the coding sequence ATGCTGTTGGGCTTGAAGACCTGGTACGAAAAACTGGTGCTCGGACATCCGAAAACCGTCCTGGCACTGGTGGCACTGCTGACCATTGCTGCTGCCGCGGGCTTGCCGCGGTTTAAACTGGACGCGTCGGCGGACTCCCTGACCCTGGAAACCGACGATTCGCTGGATTTTTATCGCGAGATTTCCGAGCGTTACAATTCCGGCGATTTTCTGGTGGTGACCTATCGCTACAACCAGGGTGACCTGCTTAGCGATGAATCCCTGGCAACCCTGCGCCGGTTGCAGGATGAGCTGGCGATGGTGGACGGTGTCTCCGGGGTGCAATCCATCCTGAATGTCCCACTGCTGTACAGTCCGAAACTTTCCATCAGCGATGTTGCTGATGGTATCCGCACCCTGTCATCACCGGGGGTGGACAAAGAGCTGGTGCGCCAGGAATTTCTCACAAGCCCTATCTATAAAGAGCTGATCCTGAGTCCCGATGGCGAGACTACAGCGATGATGCTCAATCTTGAGCTGGATAAAAAGGGTTTGGATCTGGTGCGCGAGCGGGACGCGCTGCGCCGCGAGCGCAATAGCAATGGCCTGAGCCCGCAAGACGCCCAGCGCCTGGAAACGGTGACTGCCGAGTACCTGCAGCATCGCACTAACCAGGAAGACGCCGCGCGCCTGCGGGTACAGGAAGTACGGGGCATTCTTGCGCACTACGATGACCGTGCGGAGCTGTTTCTCGGCGGCCTGACCATGGTCACGTCCGACATGATCGCGTTTATCCAGAGCGACCTGATGGTGTTTGGGGCGGGTATTCTGCTGTTTATCATCATCACCCTGCTGCTGATCTTCCGCCAGCCGCGCTGGGTGCTGTTGCCACTGATCACCTGTGTCACTACCGCAGTGATGATGCTGGGGCTACTGAGCTGGCTGGACTGGCGCATGACGGTGATCTCCGCCAATTTCGTGGCACTGCTGCTGATCATCACGCTGGCAATCACCATTCATCTGGCGGTGCGCTACCGGGAGTATTTCGCCGAGCATCCGGAATGGGATCGATTCCAGCTGGCGTCCGCCACCGTAACCTTTATGGCCAAGCCCTGTCTGTACACCGGGCTTACCACCATGGTCGCGTTTATTTCGCTGGTGGTAAGCGGTATTCGCCCGGTGATCGACTTCGGCTGGATGATGACCATGGGGGTCACCCTGGCTCTGATTCTGTCGTTCCTGATTTTGCCCGCCAGTCTGATGGTGCTGAAAAAACGCGATGGCGGCCAGGGCGACGACAACTCCCATGCGTTTACCCAGGTTTTTTCCCGCTTCGCGGAGAACCACAAGGGCATCGTGCTGGGAGTGGCGATCATTGCGGCAATTGTCAGCGCTGTGGGTATTACCCGCCTGAAAGTTGAAAACCGTTTTATTGATTACTTCGACGATTCCACCGAAATCTATCGGGGCATGCTGGTGATCGACCAGCGCCTGGGCGGCACGATTAACCTGGATATCGTGCTGAATAAACCGCAGGACACCGCGACGGAATTTGCCGGGGAGGAGGATCCTTTTGGGGCCGACTTCGGTGGCCCGTCAGCAGATCAGGCCGGCGATGATTCCGGTGAGCTGCAAGGGGAATACGACAGCGAGAGCGTCGGAGAAGACGTTGCCGACCCCTTTGCCGCGGAAGACCCGTTCGCGACCGATGACCCGTTTGCCGGCGGTGGCGAAAGCCAGGAAGCGGATGCCTATTGGTTCACCGTGGCCGGACTGAACCAGATCGAGCAGTTGCACGATTTTCTCGAGGCGCAGCCGGAGATCGGCAAGGTGCAGTCCCTGGCTACCCTGTACAAGGTGGCGCAGGACCTGAACGATGGCGGTCTGAATGATTTCGAACTGGCCATCGCCCGCCAAAGCCTGCCGGAAGAGATCAATCAGGTACTGGTGCATCCCTACTGGTCCCCGGAGCAGCATCAGGCCCGTATTACCATGCGGGTGATGGAAACGGATCCCGATCTGCGTCGGGATGAACTGATCCAGCGCATTTACGCATACGCGGAAAACGAGATGGGGCTGGCACCGGAAAACGTTCGCCAGACCGGGATGCTGGTGCTTTACAACAATATGTTGCAGAGCCTGTTCAAGTCCCAGATCCTGACATTGGGCGCGGTGTTTGCGGGTATTCTGTTAATGTTCCTGGTGCTGTTCCGCTCTCTGTCGCTGGCGGTGATTGCGCTGGTGCCGAATATGCTGGCGGCCTGTGTGGTGCTGGGTGGTATGGGGCTGGCGAATATTCCCCTGGATATGATGACCATCACTATTGCGGCCATTACCGTTGGAATCGGGGTGGATCATGCCATCCACTATCTCTACCGTTTCCGCGAGGAATTTGCCAAGGACGGTGATTACATCGCCACCATGCACCGCAGTCACGCGACTATCGGGCGTGCGATGTTCTATACCGCCATCACCATCATTGCCGGATTCTCGATTCTTGCGTTGTCCAAGTTTGTGCCTTCCATTTATTTTGGTCTGCTGACGGCGCTGGCCATGTCAGCGGCTCTGCTGGGTTCGCTGACCCTGCTGCCATTGCTGCTGGTGCTGGCCAAGCCACTGCCGAAACCTGCGGAGGTGGCCCTGCCGGAAAAGAAGCCGGTAGCAGAGGTTGAGGTCTGTACCAGTTGA
- a CDS encoding flavin prenyltransferase UbiX — protein MAEPNFPKTITLAITGASGAQYGLRLLQCLLAAQVRVWLLLSEAARVVINTETGMELPEDDAGTESFLREHYGAQAGQLTLFGKRDWFSPVASGTGAASSLVICPASGGTLSAIACGASNNLIERAADVALKERRQMILVPREAPYSEIHLENMLKLTRMGAVILPASPGFYQNPTSVEDLVDFVVARILSQLDIEQNLLPPWGQR, from the coding sequence TTGGCTGAGCCGAACTTCCCCAAGACCATCACTCTGGCCATTACCGGTGCGTCCGGCGCCCAGTACGGCCTGCGCCTGTTGCAGTGCCTGCTGGCGGCGCAGGTACGGGTGTGGCTGCTATTGTCCGAAGCGGCGCGGGTGGTGATCAACACCGAAACCGGGATGGAATTGCCGGAGGACGATGCCGGCACCGAGTCCTTCCTGCGCGAGCACTACGGTGCGCAAGCGGGGCAGCTGACCCTGTTTGGCAAGCGCGACTGGTTTTCGCCGGTGGCGTCCGGCACCGGCGCCGCCAGCAGCCTGGTGATCTGTCCGGCCAGTGGCGGTACCCTGTCCGCCATCGCCTGTGGCGCCTCCAACAATCTGATTGAACGGGCGGCGGATGTTGCACTCAAAGAGCGACGCCAGATGATTCTGGTGCCGCGAGAGGCTCCTTATTCCGAGATCCACCTGGAAAACATGCTCAAGCTCACGCGCATGGGCGCGGTGATACTGCCGGCGAGCCCGGGCTTTTACCAGAACCCCACTTCCGTGGAAGATCTGGTGGACTTTGTAGTGGCGCGGATCCTGAGCCAGCTGGATATCGAACAGAACCTGCTGCCCCCATGGGGGCAGCGCTGA
- a CDS encoding SelT/SelW/SelH family protein yields MDNSVTIHYCVQCNWMLRATWMAQELLYTFADDLEQVALKPGSGGVFEIRVGDQLIWERKRDGGFPGPKELKQKVRDLLFPERDLGHVDR; encoded by the coding sequence ATGGATAATTCAGTCACCATCCACTACTGCGTCCAGTGCAACTGGATGCTGCGCGCCACCTGGATGGCCCAGGAGCTTCTTTATACGTTCGCCGACGACCTGGAGCAGGTAGCTCTGAAACCGGGCAGTGGCGGGGTGTTTGAAATCAGAGTGGGGGACCAGCTGATCTGGGAGCGCAAGCGGGATGGCGGTTTCCCCGGCCCCAAAGAGCTGAAGCAAAAAGTGCGTGATCTGCTGTTCCCGGAACGGGATCTGGGGCACGTAGACAGATAG
- the yjgA gene encoding ribosome biogenesis factor YjgA — translation MQHSDDFESFDDFDDDLPKSKTRVKQEMHDLQDLGKQLTELSASKLAEVPMDPDLAEAIATMHRIKSREAKRRQLQYIGKLMRKADVEAIEAVLQKHKEQDHLHLRFDRMAEEWRGRLIEQGKEAQSEFFDAYPGADHQQLRNLIRESNKEIATKKAPTNQRKLFRYLRDFFMQEN, via the coding sequence ATGCAACACTCCGACGATTTCGAATCTTTTGACGATTTTGATGACGATCTGCCCAAGAGCAAAACCCGGGTCAAACAGGAAATGCATGATCTGCAGGACCTCGGCAAGCAGCTGACCGAACTCAGCGCGTCCAAACTGGCGGAAGTGCCGATGGATCCGGACCTCGCCGAAGCCATCGCCACCATGCACCGGATCAAATCCCGCGAGGCCAAACGTCGCCAGCTGCAGTACATTGGCAAGCTGATGCGCAAGGCGGATGTGGAAGCGATTGAAGCGGTGTTGCAGAAACACAAGGAACAGGACCACCTGCACCTGCGTTTTGACCGCATGGCGGAAGAGTGGCGCGGCCGTCTAATAGAACAGGGCAAAGAAGCGCAAAGCGAATTTTTCGATGCCTATCCGGGGGCAGACCACCAGCAATTGCGCAACCTGATTCGCGAGTCCAACAAAGAGATCGCCACTAAGAAAGCACCGACAAACCAGCGCAAACTGTTCCGCTATTTGCGCGATTTTTTCATGCAGGAAAACTGA
- a CDS encoding 6-phosphofructokinase: MSKKNAFYAQSGGVTAVINASACGLIETARQHPDKIGTVYAGLNGIVGALKEELIDVSRESDETIAALRHTPSGAFGSCRYKLKSLEQNRAEYERLIEVFKAHDIGYFFYNGGGDSADTCLKISQLSEKMGYPIQAIHIPKTVDNDLPFTDNCPGFGSVAKYVAVSTKEAALDVASMCATSTKVFILEVMGRHAGWIAAAGALAQEQEGDAPHIILLPEVAFDKEKFLKKVQETVDTEGYCVIVASEGAQYEDGTFLADAGSVDAFGHKQLGGVAPTLAKMVKDELGMKYHWALADYLQRAARHIASATDVEQAYAVGKAAVEAAVAGKNAIMPTIERIGKTTADYSWSIGEAPLSEVANVEKFMPEEFISEDGFGITQAGREYLEPLIQGEDYPPYKNGIPQYARLKKVLVEKKLKEAFSV, translated from the coding sequence ATGTCGAAGAAAAACGCTTTTTACGCGCAATCCGGCGGCGTCACCGCCGTCATTAACGCCTCCGCGTGCGGGCTTATTGAAACCGCCCGCCAGCACCCGGACAAAATCGGCACTGTCTACGCTGGCCTCAACGGCATTGTCGGCGCCCTCAAGGAGGAGTTGATCGATGTCAGCCGGGAGAGCGACGAAACCATCGCCGCCCTGCGCCACACCCCCTCCGGCGCCTTCGGTTCCTGCCGCTACAAGCTGAAAAGCCTGGAGCAGAACCGCGCCGAGTACGAGCGTCTGATCGAAGTGTTCAAGGCCCACGACATCGGCTACTTCTTCTATAACGGCGGCGGCGACTCTGCCGATACCTGTCTCAAGATTTCCCAGCTGTCGGAAAAAATGGGCTATCCCATCCAGGCCATCCACATCCCGAAAACCGTGGATAACGACCTGCCCTTCACCGACAACTGTCCCGGCTTCGGTTCTGTGGCCAAATACGTCGCGGTCTCCACCAAGGAAGCGGCGCTGGACGTAGCCTCCATGTGCGCCACCTCGACCAAGGTATTCATCCTTGAGGTCATGGGCCGCCACGCGGGCTGGATTGCCGCCGCCGGCGCCCTCGCCCAGGAACAGGAAGGCGACGCGCCCCACATCATCCTGCTGCCGGAAGTGGCGTTCGACAAAGAGAAGTTCCTGAAAAAAGTGCAGGAAACCGTCGATACCGAGGGCTACTGTGTGATCGTCGCCTCCGAGGGTGCCCAATATGAAGACGGCACCTTCCTTGCCGACGCCGGCAGTGTCGACGCCTTCGGCCACAAACAGCTGGGCGGTGTAGCGCCGACCCTGGCCAAAATGGTCAAGGACGAACTGGGCATGAAATACCACTGGGCCCTGGCCGACTACCTGCAACGCGCCGCCCGCCACATCGCTTCCGCCACCGACGTGGAGCAGGCGTACGCCGTGGGCAAGGCTGCGGTGGAAGCCGCGGTGGCAGGCAAAAACGCCATCATGCCCACCATCGAGCGCATCGGTAAAACGACCGCCGACTACAGCTGGAGCATCGGCGAAGCCCCGCTTTCCGAAGTGGCCAATGTCGAGAAATTCATGCCAGAAGAGTTTATTTCCGAAGACGGTTTCGGCATCACCCAGGCCGGTCGCGAATATCTCGAACCGCTGATCCAGGGCGAAGACTATCCGCCTTACAAGAATGGCATTCCTCAGTACGCACGCCTGAAAAAAGTGCTGGTGGAAAAGAAATTGAAAGAAGCCTTCAGCGTTTAA
- a CDS encoding HPr family phosphocarrier protein: MQKSRITIINKLGLHARAASKFAQTSARFSSEVKVYCEGKAVDGKSVMALMLLAAGKGVELELEICGRDEDSAHEAICALINDRFGEGE; encoded by the coding sequence ATGCAGAAAAGCCGCATCACCATCATCAATAAACTGGGCCTCCACGCCCGCGCCGCCAGCAAATTCGCCCAGACCAGTGCCCGCTTTTCTTCCGAGGTCAAAGTCTACTGCGAAGGCAAGGCGGTGGACGGCAAGAGCGTGATGGCACTGATGCTCCTGGCCGCCGGCAAAGGGGTGGAACTGGAACTGGAGATCTGCGGACGCGATGAAGACTCCGCGCACGAGGCGATTTGTGCGTTGATCAATGATCGATTTGGCGAGGGTGAATGA
- the rapZ gene encoding RNase adapter RapZ — protein MRLVIISGRSGSGKSSALQLLEDVGFNCIDNLPASLLPELVRRVTEQPPQENLQLALGIDARNLWHDVRQAPRVIGDLRESGVDCDVIYLDARSPILVQRFSETRRKHPLSDSRTHLLEALNHEKELLAPLAAMADLVIDTSSLSLHQLRDQIKTRVVGKDSPGMAILFQSFGFKHGVPVDADLVFDLRCLPNPYWVAELRNKTGLDPEVAEFLRSHQETEDMQRDITVFLERWLPCYQQSNRSYTCVAIGCTGGRHRSVYMVEQLAKKFASEFKNIQIRHREQQK, from the coding sequence ATGCGATTGGTCATCATCAGCGGCCGCTCGGGGTCCGGAAAGAGTTCCGCCCTGCAACTGCTGGAAGACGTTGGCTTCAACTGTATCGACAACCTCCCCGCAAGCCTGCTACCCGAGCTGGTACGCCGGGTCACCGAGCAGCCGCCGCAAGAAAATCTCCAGCTCGCACTCGGCATCGACGCCCGCAACCTTTGGCACGATGTACGTCAGGCCCCGCGGGTAATCGGCGACCTGCGGGAAAGCGGTGTGGATTGCGACGTTATCTATCTGGACGCCCGCTCTCCCATTCTGGTTCAGCGCTTCAGTGAAACCCGCCGCAAACACCCCCTGAGCGACAGCCGCACCCACCTGCTGGAAGCGCTCAATCACGAAAAAGAACTGCTCGCTCCTCTCGCCGCCATGGCCGACCTGGTCATCGACACCAGCAGTCTCAGCCTGCACCAGCTGCGCGACCAGATCAAAACCCGGGTAGTCGGCAAAGACTCCCCGGGGATGGCAATCCTGTTCCAGTCCTTCGGTTTCAAACACGGGGTTCCGGTGGACGCAGACCTGGTGTTCGACCTGCGCTGTCTGCCCAACCCCTACTGGGTGGCAGAACTGCGCAACAAGACCGGGCTGGACCCGGAAGTGGCCGAATTCCTGCGCTCACACCAGGAAACCGAAGACATGCAGCGGGATATCACGGTATTTCTGGAGCGCTGGCTGCCCTGCTACCAGCAGAGCAACCGCAGCTACACCTGTGTCGCCATCGGCTGCACCGGCGGCCGCCATCGCTCGGTCTACATGGTTGAGCAACTGGCGAAAAAATTTGCCAGCGAGTTTAAAAACATTCAGATACGTCACCGCGAGCAGCAGAAATAA
- the mgtE gene encoding magnesium transporter, translated as MPNPVNADISFRAQNQLSELYAALDSGTGREVQRMLASLSPQSIAQLLESSPPRIRQVLWKLIDREVEGEVLQELADDVKAQILSTMDTEEMVAIMEGLDADDVADILQQLPERVMAEVLSAMSESDRQRVEGVLAYGEETAGGLMDTDIVSVRPNLTLDVVLRYLRRHEQLPESTDNLFVVNRQDRFIGLLPLTKLLTTDPSVTVREVMVTDVEPIPADLPDNEVAQLFAKYDWITAPVVDEDRRLLGRITIDDVVDVIREDADHSLMSLAGLDEEEDTFAPIIRTAPRRAIWLGINLLTALLASWVINLFQGTIDKVVALAVLMPIVASMGGVAGSQTLTVVIRGMALGQIGRSNLSWLLSRELGSGALNAILWSTVMGGIAALWFGDTRIALIIIAAMVINLITAALAGAILPVALRALRIDPALAGGVALTTVTDVVGFMSFLGLATWIFA; from the coding sequence GTGCCCAATCCCGTCAATGCCGACATCTCGTTCCGCGCGCAAAACCAGCTCAGTGAGCTGTACGCGGCGCTGGATAGCGGTACCGGGCGCGAGGTACAGCGGATGCTGGCTTCCCTGTCGCCGCAAAGTATCGCGCAACTGCTGGAGAGCTCACCGCCGCGCATCCGCCAGGTTCTGTGGAAACTGATCGACCGCGAGGTCGAAGGTGAAGTTCTGCAGGAACTCGCCGACGATGTAAAAGCCCAGATCCTCTCCACCATGGACACCGAAGAAATGGTGGCCATCATGGAGGGACTGGACGCGGACGACGTGGCCGACATTCTCCAGCAACTGCCAGAGCGGGTAATGGCGGAAGTACTCTCGGCCATGAGTGAGAGCGACCGCCAGCGCGTGGAAGGGGTACTCGCCTACGGCGAGGAAACTGCTGGCGGCCTGATGGATACGGACATCGTATCCGTGCGCCCAAACCTGACCCTGGACGTGGTACTGCGCTACCTGCGCCGCCATGAGCAACTGCCCGAATCCACCGACAATCTGTTCGTGGTCAACCGGCAGGACAGGTTTATCGGCCTGCTGCCACTGACCAAGCTGCTCACTACCGATCCCTCGGTCACCGTGCGGGAAGTGATGGTCACCGACGTGGAGCCGATTCCCGCAGACCTGCCGGACAATGAGGTCGCGCAGCTGTTTGCCAAGTACGACTGGATTACCGCACCGGTGGTCGACGAGGACCGGCGTCTGCTCGGGCGTATCACCATCGACGATGTGGTGGACGTAATCCGTGAAGACGCAGACCACTCGCTGATGAGCCTCGCCGGTCTGGATGAGGAGGAAGACACCTTCGCCCCGATCATTCGCACGGCCCCGCGGCGCGCGATCTGGCTGGGGATCAACCTGCTCACCGCACTACTGGCCTCCTGGGTCATCAACCTGTTCCAGGGCACTATCGATAAGGTAGTGGCGCTGGCCGTGTTGATGCCGATTGTTGCCAGTATGGGAGGCGTTGCCGGCAGCCAGACGCTGACCGTCGTGATCCGCGGCATGGCTCTGGGGCAGATTGGACGCAGCAACCTGAGCTGGCTGCTGTCCCGGGAACTGGGCTCCGGCGCCCTCAACGCCATTCTGTGGTCCACGGTAATGGGAGGGATTGCGGCACTATGGTTTGGGGATACCCGCATCGCCCTGATTATCATTGCTGCCATGGTGATCAACCTGATCACCGCCGCTCTCGCCGGCGCGATACTGCCGGTAGCCCTGCGGGCCCTGCGCATTGACCCGGCCCTGGCCGGGGGCGTGGCCCTGACCACGGTCACCGACGTGGTGGGTTTTATGTCATTTCTCGGCCTCGCGACCTGGATTTTTGCCTGA
- a CDS encoding esterase/lipase family protein: protein MAAKIPKSRVVILIPGIFDRGFSMLRMHRALEQAGFSAHTIRLKTNSGWYGMEPMAVQLGDLVEAVTPKGATCALVGFSMGGIVARYYLQRLNGAANVHKFIALSSPHFGSLWAHLLPYKGGRQLRIGSEFLHNLNRDAAMLEGVAPVSIWTPYDATIVPHTSSRLPLGETYQVPVSLHRWVPQNPEVIRIVVAELVEVFGSGGGRTGSQFSCMKKSRK, encoded by the coding sequence GTGGCTGCGAAAATACCAAAGAGCCGGGTTGTCATCCTGATTCCCGGCATCTTCGACCGGGGTTTTTCGATGCTCCGGATGCACCGAGCCCTGGAACAGGCGGGATTTTCAGCGCACACGATCAGACTGAAGACCAACAGCGGCTGGTACGGGATGGAGCCGATGGCGGTGCAGCTGGGTGACCTGGTTGAAGCGGTCACACCGAAAGGGGCGACCTGCGCACTGGTGGGATTCAGTATGGGGGGGATCGTGGCGCGCTACTATTTGCAGCGGTTAAATGGCGCGGCCAACGTGCACAAGTTTATTGCCCTCTCCAGTCCCCATTTTGGTAGCTTGTGGGCGCATCTGCTGCCCTATAAAGGCGGGCGACAGCTGCGGATCGGCAGCGAATTTCTGCACAACCTGAATCGGGACGCCGCTATGCTGGAAGGCGTTGCGCCGGTATCCATCTGGACACCCTACGATGCCACCATTGTGCCCCACACCAGCTCCCGCCTGCCTTTGGGCGAAACCTACCAGGTACCTGTGAGCCTCCACCGCTGGGTGCCTCAGAATCCTGAGGTCATCAGGATTGTGGTTGCTGAGCTGGTGGAGGTGTTCGGGAGTGGTGGAGGCAGAACCGGCAGTCAGTTTTCCTGCATGAAAAAATCGCGCAAATAG